The Candidatus Zixiibacteriota bacterium genome includes a window with the following:
- a CDS encoding AAA family ATPase, with protein MNNFLITGTPGVGKTTLIKSLFDELVQFNPVGFYTAEIRESGIRRGFELDDFHGHKDLLSHIQVKSVHRVGKYGVDIEGFERYLDTIEFKKTDCRLVIIDEIGKMECLSGKFLALINELLDSEKTLIATVAVVGGGIISDVKRRQDARIFQVTAANRDSLASEIVRYANDALT; from the coding sequence ATGAATAATTTCCTTATCACCGGTACTCCCGGAGTAGGCAAGACCACTCTCATCAAATCCCTTTTTGATGAACTGGTGCAATTCAATCCGGTCGGCTTCTATACCGCCGAAATAAGAGAGAGTGGCATACGCCGCGGCTTCGAGCTGGATGATTTCCACGGGCACAAGGACTTGCTTTCCCATATTCAGGTAAAGAGCGTCCATCGAGTAGGCAAATATGGTGTCGATATCGAGGGATTCGAACGATATCTCGATACAATCGAATTCAAAAAGACCGATTGCCGGCTGGTCATTATTGACGAGATCGGCAAAATGGAATGTCTTTCGGGCAAGTTTTTGGCTCTTATTAATGAGCTTCTCGATTCCGAAAAAACTCTCATCGCCACCGTAGCTGTGGTGGGCGGCGGCATTATTTCTGATGTGAAACGGCGCCAGGATGCCAGGATATTTCAGGTCACCGCCGCCAACCGCGATTCGCTTGCTTCCGAAATTGTAAGATATGCCAATGATGCCTTGACCTGA
- a CDS encoding DMT family transporter encodes MIPSGEKFFDKHGRKLDTPNMNIPSTLPRSKRVLADFGLFYAAAIWGATFFMVKGALAGIDPVIMVAYRFLLAGLVLLIFLLLSHRPVFRELGKASILAVILTLLYIPQTIGLGITTASNSGFITGLFVAFVPLFLRTIFKRKPTRMEIIASITSLIGLWILTGGLKEINTGDILTLVAAMAYALHLLYSDRYMKAGLDPYVVNCQQFILVGLISLGAGLLSGSPLGVRGSSVAMTVIFLALFPTMTAFVIQMLAQKITSPLKVSLIFSMEPVFAAIFAWTVGGEKFVMHSAIGGLFIFAALVVSGIPGRRIT; translated from the coding sequence TTGATACCATCGGGTGAGAAATTCTTTGACAAACATGGCCGGAAACTTGATACTCCCAATATGAATATCCCGAGTACCTTGCCGAGGTCAAAGAGAGTTCTGGCCGATTTTGGCCTTTTCTACGCTGCCGCCATCTGGGGCGCTACTTTTTTTATGGTGAAAGGGGCTCTGGCCGGAATTGACCCGGTGATAATGGTGGCCTACAGATTTCTATTGGCCGGGCTGGTTCTTCTGATATTTTTGCTCCTCAGTCATCGGCCGGTTTTTAGAGAGCTGGGAAAAGCATCTATCCTGGCAGTGATTCTGACACTCCTTTATATACCGCAGACGATAGGTCTGGGGATCACAACCGCCTCCAACTCCGGATTCATAACCGGCCTGTTTGTCGCCTTTGTACCGCTATTTTTGAGGACAATTTTCAAAAGAAAACCCACTCGAATGGAAATAATCGCCTCGATTACATCGCTGATCGGTCTCTGGATACTTACCGGCGGGTTGAAAGAAATCAATACCGGCGATATACTGACACTGGTGGCGGCGATGGCATATGCGCTTCACCTGCTCTATTCCGACCGTTATATGAAAGCCGGACTGGATCCCTATGTGGTAAATTGCCAGCAATTTATTCTGGTAGGGCTTATCAGTCTTGGGGCCGGCTTACTGTCCGGCTCGCCGCTGGGAGTTCGCGGCAGCTCGGTGGCTATGACGGTGATCTTCCTGGCCTTATTCCCTACCATGACGGCTTTTGTGATTCAGATGCTTGCACAGAAAATAACCTCACCGCTGAAAGTCTCGCTGATCTTTTCCATGGAGCCGGTTTTTGCAGCAATTTTTGCCTGGACAGTCGGCGGAGAGAAATTTGTTATGCATAGTGCAATCGGCGGCTTATTCATCTTTGCCGCTCTGGTCGTCTCCGGCATCCCCGGCCGACGGATCACATAA